Proteins encoded by one window of Chondromyces crocatus:
- a CDS encoding Hpt domain-containing protein — MTQPHDPGPPPPRPDRAAAIRAALEEMRSEYRAVVPQQLDEIAVHLAQARSGGDEASVAEALTQMRRLAHRIRGTAGSFGWVSLSQAAGAIEDALEEGAVSLPDETTLHLAAALEEARAAVAVGLS; from the coding sequence ATGACCCAGCCCCATGATCCAGGGCCTCCTCCGCCACGCCCGGATCGCGCCGCAGCGATTCGTGCCGCACTCGAGGAGATGCGCTCGGAGTACCGCGCCGTCGTCCCCCAGCAGCTCGACGAGATTGCGGTGCACCTCGCCCAAGCTCGCTCCGGAGGCGACGAAGCGAGCGTCGCCGAGGCGCTCACGCAGATGCGCCGGCTCGCGCACCGCATCCGCGGGACGGCGGGCTCGTTCGGCTGGGTGAGCCTGAGCCAGGCGGCAGGCGCCATCGAGGACGCCCTCGAGGAAGGAGCCGTGTCCCTGCCCGACGAGACGACCCTGCACCTCGCCGCCGCGCTCGAGGAGGCGCGCGCGGCGGTCGCGGTCGGCCTCTCGTGA
- a CDS encoding protein kinase domain-containing protein has protein sequence MMNSECSWCGFAARGLDPVASVPAWPLAGSHCPRCNGRRAAGAKIVVDGRYSVESELGRGGMGIVYLATDEGLGRKVALKVISPALGTDPEWVKALRKEAAALASIRSQHVVQVHAFGRHESTCFFVMEYVRGRNLRDILSEHWMHRAQIPIHRVLTIIGRLAAGLDAVHAEGIVHRDLKPDNVVIEEGSGRPVLVDFGLAVSDPTDPWAMSGGTPLYMAPEQTRLTANRNVTPQTDVYALGCLSFEMLCGRPPFDDPVPDQVMIDQARTPPPRLSDFRPDLAGCDDVFARALAKKPGDRYETCAAFARALTASATSFGGLEPVDLSQASSRREHEDSTARRVLVVDDDPIFRRFATRAVQLAFYEEPPEIVSAASGAEALVSAWSHPPHLVLLDFDMPGLDGVGTLSRLRSLPRGDQARVVVMSARLREEDRWRFSVLGVGDFVAKPIDLEQLIETISRISARAAWPAVPRSSVSSALSA, from the coding sequence ATGATGAACAGCGAGTGCTCGTGGTGCGGCTTCGCTGCGCGAGGCCTGGATCCAGTGGCCAGCGTTCCAGCGTGGCCGCTGGCCGGCTCCCATTGCCCACGTTGCAATGGCAGGCGTGCAGCCGGAGCGAAGATCGTGGTGGACGGGCGCTACAGCGTCGAGTCCGAGCTGGGCCGGGGCGGAATGGGCATCGTGTACCTCGCTACGGACGAGGGGCTCGGTCGCAAGGTCGCCTTGAAGGTGATCTCTCCCGCGCTCGGGACCGATCCGGAGTGGGTGAAGGCGTTACGCAAGGAGGCCGCGGCGCTCGCCTCGATACGGAGCCAGCACGTGGTGCAGGTCCATGCCTTCGGGCGGCATGAGTCGACGTGCTTCTTCGTGATGGAGTACGTCCGCGGACGCAACCTGCGGGACATCCTGAGCGAGCACTGGATGCACCGCGCACAGATCCCGATCCACCGGGTGCTGACCATCATCGGCCGTCTGGCCGCGGGCCTCGACGCGGTGCACGCGGAGGGGATCGTTCACCGGGATCTCAAGCCCGACAACGTGGTCATCGAGGAGGGATCGGGGCGACCCGTGCTGGTCGACTTCGGGCTTGCCGTGAGTGATCCGACCGATCCCTGGGCGATGAGCGGTGGGACGCCCCTCTACATGGCGCCCGAGCAGACGCGCTTGACGGCCAACCGCAACGTCACGCCCCAGACCGACGTCTATGCGCTGGGCTGCCTCTCATTCGAAATGCTCTGCGGGCGCCCTCCGTTCGACGATCCGGTCCCGGACCAGGTGATGATCGATCAGGCGCGCACGCCGCCTCCACGCCTCTCCGATTTCCGGCCCGACCTGGCAGGTTGCGATGACGTCTTCGCGCGTGCCCTCGCCAAGAAGCCCGGGGATCGCTACGAGACCTGCGCCGCCTTCGCTCGCGCGCTCACGGCGAGCGCCACCTCGTTCGGTGGCCTGGAGCCCGTCGATCTCTCCCAGGCCTCGTCGCGCCGTGAGCACGAGGACAGCACCGCGCGGCGCGTGCTCGTCGTCGATGACGATCCCATCTTCCGTCGGTTCGCCACCCGGGCCGTGCAGCTCGCCTTCTACGAAGAGCCCCCGGAGATCGTGTCCGCAGCCTCTGGCGCCGAAGCGCTGGTGAGCGCGTGGAGCCACCCTCCGCACCTGGTGCTCCTCGATTTCGACATGCCCGGGCTCGACGGGGTGGGCACGCTGTCGCGTCTGCGCTCGCTGCCCCGGGGCGATCAGGCGCGCGTCGTGGTGATGAGCGCCAGGCTGCGCGAGGAAGACCGCTGGCGCTTCTCGGTCCTCGGCGTGGGGGACTTCGTGGCCAAGCCGATCGATCTGGAGCAGCTCATCGAGACCATCTCCCGCATCTCCGCCCGCGCTGCGTGGCCTGCTGTGCCTCGCTCGTCCGTCTCCAGCGCGCTCTCGGCCTGA
- a CDS encoding serine/threonine-protein kinase translates to MEEVPEQRGDEAGEEGDDDLSGLDSDGSITPDPFLSEVARIPRRADLHGRMPRPGDTLGRFVIRGELGRGGMGVVFAAEDVTLGRHVALKVLPWSDDEGRRRRFLREARSAAALSDPRIATVFDVGEADGWVFIAMELVRGETLRALLERRPDAARALPAVEVRRVAGAIAGALAKAHAAGVVHRDLKPENVMIAVDGHVKLLDFGLAKVARAGSVPGAVSTTETAEGRIMGTPGYMSPEQAKGLPVDPRSDVFSFGVLLYEMLTGWRPFSGATLMELIISIDRDEPPPPSTIRTGVAKDLERVALRCLRKDAAQRYADGGALLRDLEHAPSSSRRWWAWAGAAAAISALGGLGVLGIEMLSGEASSVSPESASLPAPPPPLPPPPLLPGVGAPAAALAPAVVPTSLLDLPAPPSSKPEAVAQYREALATFRSGGTWYSALLRALELDPEMVSAHVQFALGGLAQVKTMERPREHFRRAQEKRAALSEREKSLLDAVEPVVRRQPADWASTIQRLHRLALASPGDAQIWYLLGVATANYSDFEVAIGHIERALQIDPGFSRAHGALATYHAYRGRIDEADQVLERCLEKNPGSVTCLQLKLVHRSDRGDCEGVERIARTLVATGATPATAYPLLASALASRGQPLPTVLEALRQGEEETAHFPASIAGELRRMLLVSRIRADLLGGDFGAAEKGARAVERAVAAQSRLQHERGQAALLLAWALEEQGRGAEAGKVALEFLDRRDAWEPGPGAEDSALASDVTPALLLIARRSGAIDRRGAAARREPWLSGWAARLTPVSRSFLWLHGYAALVEDERDARDALGALPRFEPLPPFRLETLVDADVGRTFLFAGEGEEATRWLKGATQRCAALEFPVEHTRAHFWLGQAREAVRDRVGACAAYRLVQARWGAARPRSVTAELARDRAKALGCGS, encoded by the coding sequence ATGGAAGAAGTCCCCGAGCAGCGCGGCGACGAAGCTGGCGAGGAGGGCGACGACGATCTGTCGGGGCTCGACAGCGACGGGTCGATCACGCCCGACCCCTTTCTCTCGGAGGTCGCGAGGATTCCACGCCGTGCCGACCTTCACGGGCGCATGCCGCGGCCCGGGGACACGCTGGGTCGGTTCGTCATCCGGGGTGAGCTGGGTCGGGGCGGCATGGGCGTGGTGTTCGCCGCGGAGGATGTGACGCTGGGGCGGCACGTCGCCCTGAAGGTGCTCCCGTGGTCGGACGACGAGGGGCGGCGGCGGCGCTTCCTGAGGGAGGCGCGGTCGGCCGCGGCGCTCAGCGATCCGCGGATCGCCACCGTCTTCGACGTGGGCGAAGCCGATGGCTGGGTGTTCATCGCGATGGAGCTCGTCCGTGGCGAGACCCTGCGCGCACTGCTGGAGCGCAGACCGGATGCTGCGCGCGCTCTTCCTGCCGTGGAGGTGCGGCGCGTGGCCGGCGCGATCGCCGGGGCGCTGGCCAAGGCCCACGCGGCGGGGGTGGTCCACCGGGATCTCAAGCCCGAGAACGTGATGATCGCGGTCGATGGGCACGTGAAGCTGCTCGACTTCGGCCTGGCCAAGGTGGCGCGGGCCGGGAGCGTGCCGGGCGCGGTCTCGACCACGGAGACGGCCGAGGGGCGCATCATGGGGACGCCCGGGTACATGTCGCCCGAGCAAGCCAAGGGGCTGCCGGTGGATCCGCGGAGCGACGTGTTCTCCTTCGGGGTCCTGCTCTACGAGATGCTCACCGGGTGGCGCCCCTTCTCGGGGGCCACGCTGATGGAGCTGATCATCTCCATCGATCGCGATGAACCTCCGCCGCCTTCGACGATCAGGACGGGGGTGGCGAAGGATCTGGAGCGGGTGGCGCTCCGGTGTCTGCGCAAGGACGCGGCCCAGCGGTACGCCGATGGGGGCGCCTTGCTGCGCGACCTGGAGCACGCGCCGTCGTCGTCGCGGCGGTGGTGGGCCTGGGCGGGCGCCGCGGCGGCCATCTCGGCGCTCGGGGGGCTCGGTGTGCTGGGCATCGAGATGCTGAGTGGCGAGGCCTCGTCGGTGTCGCCCGAGTCCGCGTCGTTGCCGGCTCCACCACCACCGCTCCCGCCGCCGCCCTTGCTGCCTGGTGTGGGGGCTCCTGCCGCTGCGCTGGCTCCGGCGGTGGTGCCGACGTCGCTGCTCGATCTACCCGCACCTCCGTCGAGCAAGCCGGAGGCGGTCGCACAGTACCGGGAAGCGCTCGCCACGTTTCGTTCGGGTGGCACCTGGTACTCGGCGCTCCTGCGTGCGCTCGAGCTGGACCCCGAGATGGTGTCGGCGCACGTGCAGTTCGCGCTGGGGGGACTGGCCCAGGTGAAGACCATGGAGCGACCGCGTGAGCATTTCAGGCGGGCCCAGGAGAAGCGTGCTGCCCTCAGCGAGCGTGAGAAGTCGCTGCTCGACGCCGTGGAACCCGTGGTGCGTCGCCAGCCAGCCGACTGGGCGTCCACGATCCAGCGATTGCATCGGCTGGCTCTGGCGTCCCCGGGCGACGCACAGATCTGGTACCTGCTCGGCGTCGCCACGGCGAATTACTCGGACTTCGAGGTCGCGATTGGCCACATCGAGCGTGCACTCCAGATCGACCCAGGGTTCTCGCGGGCGCACGGGGCGCTGGCCACCTACCACGCCTACCGTGGTCGGATCGACGAGGCCGACCAGGTGCTCGAACGCTGCCTCGAAAAGAACCCAGGCTCGGTGACGTGTCTGCAGCTGAAGCTCGTCCACCGCTCGGACCGGGGCGACTGCGAGGGAGTCGAGCGGATTGCACGGACACTGGTCGCCACTGGCGCGACACCCGCGACCGCGTACCCGCTGCTCGCGAGCGCGCTCGCTTCCCGGGGGCAGCCTCTTCCCACGGTGCTCGAAGCGCTGCGGCAGGGAGAAGAGGAGACCGCGCACTTCCCCGCCTCCATTGCCGGCGAGCTGCGTCGCATGCTGCTGGTCTCGCGAATCCGGGCCGACCTGCTGGGGGGAGACTTCGGGGCCGCAGAGAAGGGAGCACGTGCGGTCGAGCGCGCCGTGGCCGCGCAGAGTCGTCTCCAGCACGAGCGAGGGCAAGCTGCATTGCTCCTCGCCTGGGCGCTCGAAGAGCAAGGGCGCGGCGCGGAGGCGGGCAAGGTGGCGCTGGAGTTCCTGGATCGGCGTGACGCCTGGGAGCCCGGCCCTGGCGCGGAGGACTCGGCCCTCGCGAGCGACGTGACCCCGGCCTTGCTGCTCATCGCCCGTCGCTCGGGTGCCATCGATCGTCGCGGCGCTGCCGCCCGCCGCGAGCCCTGGTTGAGCGGCTGGGCAGCGCGCCTCACACCCGTGTCACGCAGCTTCCTCTGGCTTCACGGTTACGCAGCGCTGGTCGAGGACGAGCGTGACGCACGCGACGCGCTCGGTGCGCTGCCGAGGTTCGAACCGCTACCCCCCTTTCGTCTGGAGACGCTGGTCGACGCGGATGTGGGACGCACCTTCCTGTTCGCCGGCGAGGGCGAAGAGGCCACCCGGTGGCTGAAGGGGGCGACCCAGCGGTGCGCCGCACTCGAGTTTCCGGTGGAGCACACGCGCGCTCACTTCTGGCTGGGGCAAGCGCGTGAGGCGGTCCGGGATCGGGTGGGCGCCTGCGCGGCGTACCGGCTGGTGCAGGCGCGGTGGGGGGCCGCACGTCCGCGGAGCGTGACGGCAGAGCTGGCGCGGGATCGCGCCAAGGCGCTCGGCTGCGGAAGCTGA
- a CDS encoding RNA polymerase sigma factor, producing the protein MNPQQREELEVTIRSHAEGGDLAGAAEIALRGYGREIFEFLAALHRQDDDAAEVFSLFAEGLWRGLPRFGWRSSFRTWAYAVARKASLRFRRDARRRAARGAPLPDSSRLEAIAAEVRTQTQSWLQTERKNRFTALRESLPSEDQALLLLRVDRQLSWIDLARVLHEDDGAPLEGDALKREAARLRKRFQLIKEKLYEMGRREGLVRRDDDDT; encoded by the coding sequence ATGAACCCGCAGCAGAGAGAAGAGCTCGAAGTCACCATCCGGAGCCACGCCGAGGGCGGCGATCTCGCCGGCGCCGCCGAGATCGCGCTCCGCGGCTACGGTCGGGAGATCTTCGAGTTCCTCGCGGCGCTCCACCGCCAGGACGACGACGCCGCCGAGGTCTTCTCCCTCTTCGCCGAAGGCCTGTGGCGCGGCCTACCCCGCTTCGGCTGGCGCTCGTCGTTCCGTACCTGGGCCTACGCCGTGGCGCGCAAGGCCTCCCTGCGCTTCCGACGCGACGCCAGGAGGCGCGCAGCCCGGGGCGCTCCCCTCCCCGACTCGTCACGCCTCGAAGCCATCGCCGCCGAGGTGCGCACCCAGACCCAGTCGTGGCTCCAGACCGAGCGCAAGAACCGCTTCACCGCCCTGCGCGAGTCGCTGCCATCCGAGGATCAGGCGCTGCTCCTGCTCCGCGTGGATCGCCAGCTCTCCTGGATCGACCTCGCGCGCGTGCTCCACGAAGACGACGGCGCGCCGCTCGAAGGCGACGCGCTGAAGCGCGAGGCCGCGCGCCTGCGCAAGCGCTTCCAGCTCATCAAGGAGAAGCTCTACGAGATGGGGCGCCGTGAGGGGCTGGTGCGCCGCGACGACGACGACACCTAG
- a CDS encoding FG-GAP repeat domain-containing protein, which produces MLSRRSLARSRALLFLPLAAILYAACSDGASSTQPSGTSGPGGGGGAGGGEGGSGAGDDGRCGGEFCPQSFICRYDTCIPNLGSCSTHDDCPGDSYCDANGECIPYGVPPEVINDPDCKKEVVPDGVVPTVQCEWAGPTAPGDPTAASIYVYTAPVVADLNLDLDPGKLQPSIVVTTFQHAGSDRVGTLRVFDGRTCEEQMRLGGADDPSNENRPAYGTQWAIGDLDGDVPSGGHPEIVGMRRSTTGSGINAPLNLYALGIDASGAAPRLERRWVGRICSQSGDTIVDFASNQANFGPGIWDIDDDGSPEIIVDEMVFDADGCLRNGVSFLNYLQHGVMSAIADVDLDGRPELVRFDRIARWDAAASDWVNESFFVHNAVTQKPGHVAIVDLGQYSQIPGKPLPNNLPEVVVVSAETTMFNANSSGTIRVQTLDGTVVWGPVPLHHDPGVPGGHGGPPTAGDFDGDGQVEFAAAANQYYAVYDPDCVAALGGQSPPERPGGKCDRPPEMQSLPDGVLWAQLSQDFSSSGTGSSVFDFNGDGNAEAVYGDECYVRVYEGKSGKVIFSAPASNSTGFELPVIADVDGDFATEIVVARSPSPACPATDPLFPGSGPAVQRGGFMILRDPDDAWASSRPIWNQHAYSITNVTDDARIPRSSQVAPNWTQAGLNNFRQNTQGSLGLLNVADLTAVITDVGALCSGTAGDVTLKTRVCNRGTNPVQDGVTVEFNVDDGAGGVAALCSSQTEALLMPGDCEEVACTGFVPGTGNIFVVVDPSNTIADCHPGNNQGAGTLQICPQ; this is translated from the coding sequence ATGCTATCTCGCCGCTCCCTCGCTCGATCCCGAGCGCTGCTGTTCCTGCCGCTCGCTGCCATTCTGTATGCGGCGTGCTCCGACGGCGCTTCCAGCACCCAGCCTTCCGGGACGAGCGGCCCGGGCGGGGGGGGCGGGGCAGGCGGAGGTGAGGGGGGAAGCGGGGCCGGTGACGATGGCCGATGCGGAGGGGAGTTCTGTCCTCAGTCGTTCATCTGCCGTTACGACACGTGCATTCCGAACCTGGGGTCCTGCTCGACCCATGACGATTGCCCCGGGGACTCGTACTGCGATGCCAATGGCGAGTGCATCCCTTACGGGGTGCCGCCGGAGGTCATCAACGACCCCGACTGTAAGAAGGAAGTGGTGCCCGATGGCGTGGTCCCGACCGTCCAGTGCGAGTGGGCGGGTCCCACCGCACCGGGGGACCCGACGGCGGCGTCCATCTACGTCTACACGGCGCCGGTGGTCGCCGACCTGAACCTCGATCTCGATCCCGGCAAGCTCCAGCCGTCGATCGTGGTGACGACCTTCCAGCACGCCGGGAGCGACCGGGTGGGGACGCTGCGTGTCTTCGATGGCCGCACGTGCGAGGAGCAGATGCGGCTCGGTGGGGCGGACGACCCCTCGAACGAGAACCGGCCAGCGTACGGGACACAGTGGGCCATCGGAGATCTCGACGGCGACGTGCCCTCGGGCGGGCATCCGGAGATCGTCGGAATGCGCCGGTCGACCACGGGGTCGGGCATCAATGCGCCCCTCAACCTCTATGCGCTCGGCATCGATGCGTCCGGCGCAGCGCCTCGGCTCGAGCGCCGCTGGGTCGGGCGGATCTGCAGCCAGAGTGGCGACACCATCGTCGACTTCGCCTCGAACCAGGCCAATTTCGGGCCAGGTATCTGGGACATCGACGACGATGGGTCGCCCGAGATCATCGTCGACGAAATGGTGTTCGACGCCGATGGCTGCCTGCGCAACGGAGTGAGCTTCCTCAACTACCTCCAGCACGGCGTGATGTCGGCCATTGCCGATGTCGATCTCGATGGTCGGCCCGAGCTGGTGCGTTTCGATCGGATCGCGCGCTGGGACGCGGCGGCCTCGGACTGGGTGAACGAAAGCTTCTTCGTCCATAATGCGGTGACGCAGAAGCCGGGCCACGTGGCGATCGTCGATCTCGGGCAGTACTCGCAGATCCCGGGGAAGCCGCTGCCGAACAACCTACCGGAGGTGGTGGTGGTGTCGGCCGAGACGACGATGTTCAATGCGAACTCCTCCGGCACGATCCGCGTCCAGACGCTCGACGGGACGGTGGTCTGGGGCCCGGTGCCGCTGCACCACGATCCGGGCGTGCCCGGTGGTCATGGTGGCCCGCCGACGGCAGGCGACTTCGACGGCGATGGGCAGGTGGAGTTCGCCGCGGCGGCCAACCAGTACTACGCCGTCTACGATCCCGATTGCGTGGCGGCGCTCGGTGGACAGAGCCCGCCGGAGCGACCTGGTGGGAAGTGCGATCGCCCGCCGGAGATGCAATCGCTCCCCGACGGTGTGCTCTGGGCGCAGCTCTCGCAGGACTTCTCGTCGAGCGGGACGGGCTCGTCGGTGTTCGACTTCAATGGCGATGGGAACGCCGAGGCGGTGTATGGCGACGAATGCTACGTCCGCGTCTACGAAGGCAAGAGCGGCAAGGTGATCTTCAGCGCGCCGGCTTCCAACTCGACGGGCTTCGAGCTGCCGGTCATCGCGGATGTGGACGGCGATTTCGCCACCGAGATCGTGGTGGCGCGCTCGCCCTCTCCGGCATGCCCGGCGACCGATCCGCTCTTCCCCGGCTCGGGCCCCGCGGTGCAGCGGGGGGGCTTCATGATCCTGCGCGACCCCGACGATGCCTGGGCCTCTTCGCGGCCCATCTGGAACCAGCACGCCTACTCGATCACCAACGTGACCGACGACGCGCGCATCCCGCGGTCGAGCCAGGTGGCGCCGAACTGGACGCAGGCTGGCCTGAACAACTTCCGCCAGAACACGCAGGGGAGCCTCGGGCTGCTGAACGTCGCCGATCTGACGGCGGTCATCACCGACGTGGGCGCGCTGTGCAGCGGCACCGCGGGCGACGTCACGCTGAAGACGCGCGTTTGCAACCGGGGGACGAACCCGGTGCAGGATGGGGTCACGGTCGAGTTCAACGTGGATGACGGCGCTGGCGGCGTCGCTGCGCTGTGCTCGTCGCAGACCGAGGCGCTGCTCATGCCGGGAGACTGCGAGGAGGTGGCCTGCACGGGCTTCGTACCCGGGACGGGGAACATCTTCGTCGTGGTCGATCCGAGCAACACGATCGCCGACTGCCACCCGGGCAACAACCAGGGCGCGGGGACGCTGCAGATCTGCCCGCAATGA
- a CDS encoding DUF4280 domain-containing protein, whose protein sequence is MARLVVDGATLRCNQGSTPGRLSVATPHGVAGQKRQAATVDDHRPNLHVASFGMCRSMSNPQVSAATSAANGVLTPQPCVPATPAPWQSGHRHVRLVRGVALTDDATCACQWGGTIEIADPGAGGIQTR, encoded by the coding sequence ATGGCCAGGCTCGTGGTCGATGGCGCAACGCTCCGATGCAATCAGGGCTCGACCCCTGGGCGCCTCTCGGTTGCGACCCCGCACGGCGTCGCTGGACAGAAGCGCCAGGCAGCGACCGTCGACGACCATCGACCCAACCTCCACGTCGCCTCCTTCGGCATGTGCCGCTCCATGTCCAACCCACAGGTCTCCGCTGCAACCTCGGCGGCCAATGGCGTGCTGACGCCACAGCCCTGTGTGCCTGCCACCCCAGCTCCCTGGCAATCGGGGCACCGTCATGTCCGGCTCGTGCGCGGCGTCGCGCTCACGGACGACGCGACCTGCGCGTGTCAGTGGGGAGGTACGATCGAAATCGCCGATCCAGGCGCAGGCGGCATCCAGACGCGATGA
- a CDS encoding type VI secretion system Vgr family protein — protein MPELDASKPFQLTTKRLGRGALDVTRFHGEESLSSIYTYRIEALSAQPYPALEEALLGERAVLSLDTVAGPHVITGVVRATSSYGTSNTPGGRRTALTLELVPRLALLSERRTSRIFQDLSVSEIISQILGEWRVPHRFALAEPRSAWEHCVQYQESDHDFLCRLLAAEGIYFYFAFPPADDASPDAEEIVVFGDTPAAHQSPPEQWFSPPKGSKGLPVGGAMPSLRVCSSGAMSALDTEELVSWSRRRAIARETVKFRDYLAVNARFDLVADASGPRDLAIPSHIDGWLPPRPLMGNELVDDATTRRALEQARTETIRYEGAGNCRRLHAGHRLHVEHPDDLGSRGDHLVVRLVCDGRTPQLTDDTNVYEVRFDAIGAETPWRPPPLPTRLAPPLDTAVVVSPGGGDTHTDALGRVRVQFRWDLDRTLDIGRSCWLRVAQAWSGAGFGTHFLPRAGMEVLVSYLGGDINRPIIIGCAPNSSNPGPFSLPAEADRSGIVSRSTPRGDGGSAIIFDDTSASECLLITAQRDLETTVPNEHRTQVAGHQTINVAKDRKLTVEGHCVDVIAGDEDRTIGGHARQTISGRSSQKVAGHAASSYEGGLGVNVKGRAALHVDGDAEAQVNGLLNAQVEDDAIVRGGGHTVLLVGTHAAPRSMLLHVEGTSVSEATRTLELTSDEAIRLRCGDSSIVLTPTAIQLVAPKVRIDAGIVETDGDTLNLKASKLARLEGKKAFVLSQGASVCLTADVKIDGGTVYLKEPPDASDGPEARRAPPPPTQIKLTDQDGNALPSERYLLILDDGTERAGVLDENGEATVHGLEGKAKIHFPELPSRAGG, from the coding sequence ATGCCCGAGCTCGACGCTTCGAAACCGTTCCAGCTGACGACGAAGCGCCTCGGTCGTGGAGCGCTCGACGTCACGCGCTTCCACGGAGAGGAGTCCCTCTCGTCGATTTATACGTACCGCATCGAAGCCCTCTCGGCGCAGCCCTACCCTGCGCTGGAGGAGGCCCTCCTCGGCGAACGTGCCGTCCTCTCCCTGGACACCGTCGCCGGCCCGCACGTCATCACCGGCGTCGTCCGCGCCACGTCCTCGTACGGTACGAGCAACACGCCCGGCGGAAGACGCACGGCGCTCACCTTGGAGCTCGTCCCCCGACTCGCCTTGCTCTCGGAGCGCCGGACCTCTCGAATCTTTCAAGACCTCTCGGTCTCGGAGATCATCTCCCAGATCCTCGGCGAATGGCGGGTCCCGCACCGCTTCGCGCTCGCCGAGCCACGCAGCGCGTGGGAGCACTGCGTCCAGTATCAGGAGTCCGACCACGACTTCCTCTGTCGCCTCCTCGCCGCCGAAGGGATCTACTTCTACTTCGCCTTTCCTCCCGCCGACGACGCCTCACCGGATGCCGAGGAGATCGTCGTCTTCGGTGATACCCCCGCCGCACACCAGAGTCCCCCCGAGCAGTGGTTCTCACCGCCGAAGGGTTCCAAGGGCCTCCCCGTAGGCGGCGCCATGCCCTCGCTCCGCGTGTGCTCCTCGGGCGCCATGAGCGCGCTGGACACCGAGGAGCTGGTGTCCTGGTCGCGACGCCGTGCCATCGCTCGCGAGACCGTCAAGTTCCGCGACTACCTCGCCGTCAACGCCAGGTTCGATCTGGTCGCCGACGCAAGCGGCCCGCGCGACCTCGCCATCCCGAGCCACATCGATGGCTGGCTCCCTCCCCGCCCGCTCATGGGGAACGAACTCGTCGACGACGCGACCACCCGGCGTGCACTCGAACAGGCCCGCACCGAGACCATACGCTATGAGGGTGCGGGCAACTGCCGACGCCTCCACGCAGGCCACCGCCTCCACGTCGAACATCCCGACGACCTCGGCTCTCGAGGCGACCACCTCGTGGTCCGTCTCGTCTGCGATGGGCGCACCCCCCAGCTCACGGACGACACGAACGTCTATGAAGTCCGCTTCGACGCCATCGGCGCCGAGACCCCCTGGAGACCTCCCCCGCTCCCCACGCGCCTCGCGCCACCGCTCGACACCGCCGTCGTGGTGAGCCCCGGCGGCGGCGATACCCATACCGATGCCCTCGGCAGGGTCCGCGTCCAGTTCCGCTGGGACCTCGACCGCACGCTGGACATCGGTCGCTCCTGCTGGCTGCGCGTCGCCCAGGCGTGGTCCGGCGCAGGCTTCGGGACGCACTTCTTGCCGCGCGCTGGCATGGAGGTCCTGGTGAGCTACCTCGGCGGTGACATCAACCGACCGATCATCATCGGCTGCGCGCCCAACAGCTCCAACCCGGGTCCCTTCTCCCTGCCCGCCGAGGCGGACAGGAGCGGCATCGTCTCGCGCTCCACCCCGCGCGGCGACGGAGGGAGCGCCATCATCTTCGACGACACCTCGGCGAGCGAGTGCCTCCTGATCACGGCCCAGCGCGATCTCGAGACCACGGTCCCCAACGAGCACAGGACCCAGGTCGCCGGCCATCAAACGATCAACGTCGCCAAGGATCGCAAGCTCACCGTCGAGGGGCATTGCGTCGACGTCATCGCCGGCGACGAGGATCGCACCATCGGTGGGCACGCCCGGCAGACCATCTCGGGGCGCTCCTCGCAGAAGGTCGCAGGGCACGCCGCGTCCAGCTACGAGGGCGGCCTCGGGGTGAACGTGAAGGGGCGCGCCGCGCTCCACGTCGATGGCGATGCCGAAGCCCAGGTGAACGGCCTGCTGAACGCCCAGGTCGAGGACGACGCCATCGTACGAGGCGGCGGACACACCGTCCTGCTCGTCGGCACCCACGCCGCCCCCCGCTCCATGTTGCTCCACGTCGAAGGCACCAGCGTCTCGGAGGCCACGCGCACCCTGGAGCTGACGTCCGACGAAGCGATCCGCCTCCGCTGCGGCGACTCGTCGATCGTCCTCACCCCCACGGCCATCCAGCTCGTGGCCCCGAAGGTACGCATCGACGCGGGCATCGTGGAGACCGACGGTGACACCTTGAACCTCAAGGCCAGCAAGCTCGCTCGCCTCGAAGGCAAGAAAGCGTTCGTCCTTTCCCAGGGGGCCTCGGTCTGCCTCACGGCCGACGTGAAGATCGACGGCGGCACCGTCTACCTGAAAGAGCCGCCCGATGCGAGTGACGGCCCCGAAGCGCGGCGCGCGCCACCTCCCCCCACGCAGATCAAGCTCACCGATCAGGATGGGAATGCGCTTCCAAGCGAACGCTATCTGCTCATCCTCGACGACGGAACCGAGCGCGCCGGGGTGCTGGACGAGAACGGAGAGGCGACCGTCCACGGCCTCGAAGGCAAAGCCAAGATCCACTTCCCCGAGCTGCCCTCACGCGCAGGAGGCTGA